One part of the Pristiophorus japonicus isolate sPriJap1 chromosome 21, sPriJap1.hap1, whole genome shotgun sequence genome encodes these proteins:
- the cnp gene encoding 2',3'-cyclic-nucleotide 3'-phosphodiesterase isoform X1: MRSGVGSLIRNLFRMGMKQSKPIKCGYFPFLNDDDTVDAIKEANTLFILRGLPGSGKSTIGQRIRQKYPQITAIASADQLEISPMAEESEAEGNRYAKLDTQIQQYFKESKGLIVVDDTHHIRKRLEYLFDLARDNDYIVIIVTPKTEWRDDCQSLANHSSWKPPVEKLTLMQSSYEQHIIPDFFGFFLLRRSSEEMRETAEDFLNLLSQNDIFITEFVKNVEWHSEEGFNLQEYFQKRPSVLHCTTKFCNYGTVPGCETYARCKAVEHYYSKSFVLKVIALFITPRTVGAHLLLSKQQQELWPKEEVAEDDGYYRSHITLACAPGEKAVTTGLDLLEFLRLEKMGSMPEHLVEMKKGELRCYGKGMWIVKLSKPIEVKTLFCGSYTKEKVQPTTEGN; encoded by the exons ATGCGGAGCGGGGTCGGGAGCCTG ATTAGAAACTTATTCAGGATGGGGATGAAACAGTCCAAACCCATAAAGTGCGGCTATTTTCCGTTCCTTAATGACGACGACACCGTCGACGCAATTAAAGAAGCGAACACCCTCTTCATTCTGCGAGGTCTGCCGGGTAGCGGCAAGTCTACCATCGGCCAACGCATCAGGCAAAAGTATCCGCAAATCACTGCCATCGCTTCTGCCGACCAGTTGGAGATTTCTCCCATGGCGGAGGAGTCCGAGGCCGAGGGCAATCGGTACGCCAAGCTAGATACGCAAATTCAACAGTATTTTAAAGAGAGTAAAGGCCTCATAGTGGTGGATGACACCCATCACATTCGCAAGCGCCTGGAGTACCTCTTTGACCTTGCCAGAGACAACGACTACATCGTCATCATTGTCACCCCGAAAACCGAGTGGAGAGATGACTGCCAGAGCCTTGCAAACCACAGCTCATGGAAACCGCCTGTGGAGAAGCTGACGCTCATGCAGAGCAGCTATGAGCAACACATCATCCCTGATTTCTTTGGCTTTTTCTTGTTAAGGAGGAGCTCCGAAGAGATGCGCGAGACTGCGGAGGATTTTCTGAATCTGCTCAGCCAAAATGACATCTTTATAACAGAGTTCGTAAAAA ATGTGGAATGGCATTCAGAAGAGGGCTTCAACCTCCAGGAGTATTTCCAAAAGAGGCCGAGTGTGCTGCATTGTACGACGAAATTCTGCAACTATGGAACGGTTCCAGGCTGTGAAACGTACGCTCGGTGTAAG GCTGTTGAACACTACTATTCAAAGTCATTTGTCCTAAAAGTGATAGCGCTGTTTATTACGCCCAGAACAGTAGGAGCCCACCTCCTTCTGTCCAAACAACAGCAAGAGCTGTGGCCAAAGGAGGAAGTGGCTGAAGATGACGGTTATTACAGATCTCACATCACCTTGGCGTGCGCTCCCGGAGAGAAGGCAGTAACGACAGGCTTAGACCTGCTCGAATTTTTAAGGCTTGAAAAGATGGGCAGTATGCCTGAACATCTAGTAGAGATGAAGAAAGGTGAGCTTCGCTGCTATGGCAAGGGGATGTGGATAGTCAAGCTGTCCAAGCCCATTGAAGTGAAGACCCTTTTCTGTGGATCTTACACAAAAGAGAAAGTCCAACCCACCACTGAGGGGAATTAG
- the cnp gene encoding 2',3'-cyclic-nucleotide 3'-phosphodiesterase isoform X2 → MCNIRNLFRMGMKQSKPIKCGYFPFLNDDDTVDAIKEANTLFILRGLPGSGKSTIGQRIRQKYPQITAIASADQLEISPMAEESEAEGNRYAKLDTQIQQYFKESKGLIVVDDTHHIRKRLEYLFDLARDNDYIVIIVTPKTEWRDDCQSLANHSSWKPPVEKLTLMQSSYEQHIIPDFFGFFLLRRSSEEMRETAEDFLNLLSQNDIFITEFVKNVEWHSEEGFNLQEYFQKRPSVLHCTTKFCNYGTVPGCETYARCKAVEHYYSKSFVLKVIALFITPRTVGAHLLLSKQQQELWPKEEVAEDDGYYRSHITLACAPGEKAVTTGLDLLEFLRLEKMGSMPEHLVEMKKGELRCYGKGMWIVKLSKPIEVKTLFCGSYTKEKVQPTTEGN, encoded by the exons ATGTGTAAT ATTAGAAACTTATTCAGGATGGGGATGAAACAGTCCAAACCCATAAAGTGCGGCTATTTTCCGTTCCTTAATGACGACGACACCGTCGACGCAATTAAAGAAGCGAACACCCTCTTCATTCTGCGAGGTCTGCCGGGTAGCGGCAAGTCTACCATCGGCCAACGCATCAGGCAAAAGTATCCGCAAATCACTGCCATCGCTTCTGCCGACCAGTTGGAGATTTCTCCCATGGCGGAGGAGTCCGAGGCCGAGGGCAATCGGTACGCCAAGCTAGATACGCAAATTCAACAGTATTTTAAAGAGAGTAAAGGCCTCATAGTGGTGGATGACACCCATCACATTCGCAAGCGCCTGGAGTACCTCTTTGACCTTGCCAGAGACAACGACTACATCGTCATCATTGTCACCCCGAAAACCGAGTGGAGAGATGACTGCCAGAGCCTTGCAAACCACAGCTCATGGAAACCGCCTGTGGAGAAGCTGACGCTCATGCAGAGCAGCTATGAGCAACACATCATCCCTGATTTCTTTGGCTTTTTCTTGTTAAGGAGGAGCTCCGAAGAGATGCGCGAGACTGCGGAGGATTTTCTGAATCTGCTCAGCCAAAATGACATCTTTATAACAGAGTTCGTAAAAA ATGTGGAATGGCATTCAGAAGAGGGCTTCAACCTCCAGGAGTATTTCCAAAAGAGGCCGAGTGTGCTGCATTGTACGACGAAATTCTGCAACTATGGAACGGTTCCAGGCTGTGAAACGTACGCTCGGTGTAAG GCTGTTGAACACTACTATTCAAAGTCATTTGTCCTAAAAGTGATAGCGCTGTTTATTACGCCCAGAACAGTAGGAGCCCACCTCCTTCTGTCCAAACAACAGCAAGAGCTGTGGCCAAAGGAGGAAGTGGCTGAAGATGACGGTTATTACAGATCTCACATCACCTTGGCGTGCGCTCCCGGAGAGAAGGCAGTAACGACAGGCTTAGACCTGCTCGAATTTTTAAGGCTTGAAAAGATGGGCAGTATGCCTGAACATCTAGTAGAGATGAAGAAAGGTGAGCTTCGCTGCTATGGCAAGGGGATGTGGATAGTCAAGCTGTCCAAGCCCATTGAAGTGAAGACCCTTTTCTGTGGATCTTACACAAAAGAGAAAGTCCAACCCACCACTGAGGGGAATTAG
- the cnp gene encoding 2',3'-cyclic-nucleotide 3'-phosphodiesterase isoform X3, with the protein MGMKQSKPIKCGYFPFLNDDDTVDAIKEANTLFILRGLPGSGKSTIGQRIRQKYPQITAIASADQLEISPMAEESEAEGNRYAKLDTQIQQYFKESKGLIVVDDTHHIRKRLEYLFDLARDNDYIVIIVTPKTEWRDDCQSLANHSSWKPPVEKLTLMQSSYEQHIIPDFFGFFLLRRSSEEMRETAEDFLNLLSQNDIFITEFVKNVEWHSEEGFNLQEYFQKRPSVLHCTTKFCNYGTVPGCETYARCKAVEHYYSKSFVLKVIALFITPRTVGAHLLLSKQQQELWPKEEVAEDDGYYRSHITLACAPGEKAVTTGLDLLEFLRLEKMGSMPEHLVEMKKGELRCYGKGMWIVKLSKPIEVKTLFCGSYTKEKVQPTTEGN; encoded by the exons ATGGGGATGAAACAGTCCAAACCCATAAAGTGCGGCTATTTTCCGTTCCTTAATGACGACGACACCGTCGACGCAATTAAAGAAGCGAACACCCTCTTCATTCTGCGAGGTCTGCCGGGTAGCGGCAAGTCTACCATCGGCCAACGCATCAGGCAAAAGTATCCGCAAATCACTGCCATCGCTTCTGCCGACCAGTTGGAGATTTCTCCCATGGCGGAGGAGTCCGAGGCCGAGGGCAATCGGTACGCCAAGCTAGATACGCAAATTCAACAGTATTTTAAAGAGAGTAAAGGCCTCATAGTGGTGGATGACACCCATCACATTCGCAAGCGCCTGGAGTACCTCTTTGACCTTGCCAGAGACAACGACTACATCGTCATCATTGTCACCCCGAAAACCGAGTGGAGAGATGACTGCCAGAGCCTTGCAAACCACAGCTCATGGAAACCGCCTGTGGAGAAGCTGACGCTCATGCAGAGCAGCTATGAGCAACACATCATCCCTGATTTCTTTGGCTTTTTCTTGTTAAGGAGGAGCTCCGAAGAGATGCGCGAGACTGCGGAGGATTTTCTGAATCTGCTCAGCCAAAATGACATCTTTATAACAGAGTTCGTAAAAA ATGTGGAATGGCATTCAGAAGAGGGCTTCAACCTCCAGGAGTATTTCCAAAAGAGGCCGAGTGTGCTGCATTGTACGACGAAATTCTGCAACTATGGAACGGTTCCAGGCTGTGAAACGTACGCTCGGTGTAAG GCTGTTGAACACTACTATTCAAAGTCATTTGTCCTAAAAGTGATAGCGCTGTTTATTACGCCCAGAACAGTAGGAGCCCACCTCCTTCTGTCCAAACAACAGCAAGAGCTGTGGCCAAAGGAGGAAGTGGCTGAAGATGACGGTTATTACAGATCTCACATCACCTTGGCGTGCGCTCCCGGAGAGAAGGCAGTAACGACAGGCTTAGACCTGCTCGAATTTTTAAGGCTTGAAAAGATGGGCAGTATGCCTGAACATCTAGTAGAGATGAAGAAAGGTGAGCTTCGCTGCTATGGCAAGGGGATGTGGATAGTCAAGCTGTCCAAGCCCATTGAAGTGAAGACCCTTTTCTGTGGATCTTACACAAAAGAGAAAGTCCAACCCACCACTGAGGGGAATTAG